One Coffea arabica cultivar ET-39 chromosome 5e, Coffea Arabica ET-39 HiFi, whole genome shotgun sequence DNA segment encodes these proteins:
- the LOC113722702 gene encoding diaboline synthase-like, whose product MDASLQFEIISETFIKPSSPTPPSLRYHKLSLFDQGISPYVLIRVAFFYPNIKGTRWLANEISQLLKSSLSKTLAQYYPFAGRLMKNGYMIDCNDMGAQFTEGRINCRVSEIRKQLSSSSEKMEDLIFARSLFSGPALANHHSLVFVQLSSFNCGGIVLSVSINHRIADASSVSTFMNDWAAIARQTSDIPSPHLHGASLFPPVDGQQFPKPSPPKLNQGKHVKRMLAFHASKIGELKAVALNSGVENPTRFEVVSALLYSCFISAASKANSGSHIRQSIFGHPVNFRQIIVPPLPQNSVGNFFTYFLTSVDNNAEVKLPELINKIREGKTKVCKECTENINAITSKLEASHSAPLTAAIETYNSDFYACSSWCRFPFYGVDFGWGTPSLVYPATTSGLNMLILIDMEDGNGIYAHVKLKDSELDVSVLEENDVLLAYASLDA is encoded by the coding sequence ATGGATGCCTCGCTGCAGTTTGAGATAATTTCTGAAACATTCATCAAGCCTTCCTCACCTACTCCTCCTTCTTTGAGATACCACAAGCTCTCATTGTTCGATCAAGGAATCTCACCATATGTTCTGATCCGGGTGGCTTTCTTCTATCCTAATATTAAGGGAACTCGTTGGCTTGCCAATGAAATATCACAACTGCTTAAAAGTTCTCTCTCAAAAACTCTTGCCCAGTATTACCCTTTCGCCGGAAGGCTGATGAAAAACGGCTATATGATTGATTGCAACGACATGGGTGCTCAATTTACTGAAGGCCGAATTAATTGTCGAGTGTCTGAGATTCGCAAGCAATTAAGTTCAAGTTCTGAAAAAATGGAAGATCTTATCTTTGCTAGATCTCTATTCTCCGGGCCGGCCCTAGCGAATCATCATAGCCTAGTATTTGTTCAGCTCAGTTCTTTCAACTGTGGAGGCATAGTATTGAGTGTGTCCATAAATCACAGGATTGCTGATGCATCCAGCGTATCAACTTTCATGAATGATTGGGCAGCAATTGCTCGTCAAACGAGTGACATCCCATCTCCTCATCTTCATGGAGCTTCTCTGTTCCCCCCTGTTGACGGTCAGcaatttccaaaaccatctcCTCCTAAGTTAAATCAAGGGAAGCACGTGAAAAGGATGTTGGCGTTCCATGCTTCTAAAATTGGAGAACTCAAGGCTGTTGCTCTTAACTCAGGAGTAGAAAACCCTACTCGGTTTGAAGTTGTGTCAGCCCTACTTTACAGTTGTTTTATATCTGCAGCATCAAAGGCAAACTCGGGATCACACATCCGCCAATCAATCTTCGGGCATCCTGTGAATTTTCGACAAATAATTGTCcctccacttccacaaaattCAGTTGGGAATTTTTTTACCTACTTCCTGACATCAGTTGACAACAATGCTGAAGTTAAATTACCAGagttaattaataaaataaggGAAGGGAAAACAAAAGTATGCAAGGAGTGCACAGAAAACATCAATGCCATTACTAGTAAGCTAGAAGCATCCCATTCAGCACCGCTGACTGCAGCAATTGAAACATACAACTCTGACTTCTACGCGTGCTCAAGCTGGTGTAGGTTTCCATTTTATGGCGTTGATTTTGGCTGGGGAACACCTTCGCTGGTATACCCAGCAACCACTTCAGGGCTCAACATGTTGATATTAATAGACATGGAAGATGGTAATGGAATATATGCACATGTTAAACTAAAAGATTCTGAGTTGGACGTGTCAGTCTTGGAAGAAAATGACGTGCTGCTTGCTTATGCCTCTTTGGATGCTTAA